Proteins from a genomic interval of Haemophilus parainfluenzae T3T1:
- a CDS encoding glycosyltransferase family 2 protein, with the protein MKLAVILPAYNAENFIAECLESLLNQTFSDFCILAVNDASTDNTGKILETYAAKDARLRVYHLPQNQGEPAVMQFAMDMLNYMNVEYVARMDADDICVPHRFEKQVQYLDEHPEIDILGSNALLFNDGQTDKTTKISTLPLLDKDIKAHFSLARDHIINPSSMWRHSSIKALNINYAQTATAPDFHMWIQCALHKKKFANLPEPLLLYRLHPGQESKKHDKISESVQYSMELWISHLFPELTPKEVSLLSLILHGKTIKLRTEEFEIAFSAYDKVRSNNGDSKFGEDRETMFSILDRHTQALKKAFYKHIS; encoded by the coding sequence ATGAAACTTGCTGTTATTTTACCCGCATACAATGCAGAAAATTTTATTGCTGAATGTTTAGAGTCATTATTGAATCAGACATTTAGTGATTTTTGTATTCTTGCGGTTAATGATGCTTCTACCGATAACACAGGCAAGATTCTCGAAACTTATGCAGCAAAAGATGCTCGCTTACGTGTTTACCATTTACCACAAAACCAAGGTGAACCTGCTGTCATGCAATTTGCCATGGATATGCTTAACTATATGAATGTTGAATATGTTGCGCGTATGGATGCCGATGATATTTGTGTACCACACCGTTTTGAAAAACAAGTTCAATATTTAGACGAGCATCCCGAAATTGATATTTTAGGAAGTAATGCTCTGCTCTTTAATGATGGGCAAACTGATAAAACGACTAAAATAAGTACACTTCCTCTTTTAGATAAAGATATAAAAGCACATTTTTCTTTAGCTCGTGACCATATCATTAATCCCTCTTCAATGTGGCGACATTCTAGTATCAAAGCACTCAACATCAATTATGCACAAACAGCCACTGCGCCCGATTTTCATATGTGGATACAATGTGCATTGCACAAAAAGAAATTTGCTAATTTACCGGAGCCCTTGTTGCTTTATCGACTACATCCAGGGCAAGAAAGTAAAAAACATGACAAAATTAGTGAGTCTGTTCAATACTCTATGGAGCTCTGGATCAGTCATTTATTTCCAGAATTAACACCTAAAGAAGTCAGCCTATTAAGTCTTATACTGCACGGGAAAACCATTAAATTACGCACTGAAGAGTTTGAAATCGCTTTTTCTGCTTATGACAAGGTTCGTTCCAATAATGGGGATTCGAAATTCGGAGAAGATCGAGAAACCATGTTTAGTATTTTAGACAGACATACGCAAGCTTTAAAAAAGGCATTCTATAAACACATATCTTAA
- a CDS encoding DUF4153 domain-containing protein: MSVSTFFEKTKAQIKNAVSAHPIAIFLISAFAIGIWFMELEPRQGNDHLAYWVFEPMLFIFVYLSRPYSWYRFSWIVPLVALAIIGMTNDSAEFYLTSPKFWGANFIALLVLLGFPFEKNNQGFTYRNFTNLFHIGLATAVWLLVFGLVAAILFTITTLFNVEFSDSFYSHFYTSLGIFTQPLFFLVFQQRQAKSEMTLNRIFEILVNFVLAPALMIFTVLLYAYVVQIIFEGVLPKGMLANITLPYLLGGLGVYALRSICAKARWETFFKFYPYLAIVPIVLLWLAIDRRISAYAWTEQRIYLVALATAITIAYAILIVPKARQYRLISGVVMVAIFSMTWVVKPKEIAYQSQTERFEQLLTKLNLSDSSGKIRDDVDFIERLENMPKSDLKDWDELDKVSDYLLYRMEIKSYGEPPFEERKEAFKQKYGKKSEELFTFYIYGDEIRLNDESISTPENNFITKVTFEWESIDVTSYKKWIRVPTYSFYRLEPRAYMKSDESEDKQEEKQEVCFIEDHDRYCTNMDEHIHKVFKEHQLDPMKRISKTELESLSQDLLKIDGPSFTIYLSELEVRFRPESGYYYNRIYTKAIFDK, translated from the coding sequence ATGTCTGTTTCAACATTTTTCGAAAAGACTAAAGCGCAGATAAAAAATGCAGTGTCTGCACATCCGATTGCAATTTTTCTAATTAGTGCATTTGCAATTGGAATTTGGTTTATGGAATTAGAGCCTCGTCAAGGAAATGATCATTTGGCTTATTGGGTATTTGAGCCAATGTTGTTTATCTTTGTTTATCTCTCTCGCCCATATTCTTGGTATCGTTTTTCATGGATTGTGCCATTGGTGGCGCTGGCCATTATTGGCATGACTAATGATAGTGCAGAGTTTTATCTCACGAGTCCAAAATTCTGGGGCGCAAATTTTATTGCGTTACTGGTGTTATTAGGCTTCCCATTTGAAAAAAATAATCAAGGGTTTACCTACCGTAATTTTACCAATCTATTCCATATTGGCTTAGCGACGGCGGTATGGTTGTTGGTGTTTGGATTAGTCGCGGCTATTCTATTTACGATTACAACGCTCTTTAATGTCGAGTTTTCTGATAGTTTCTACAGTCATTTTTATACTTCTTTAGGCATTTTTACTCAGCCACTGTTTTTCTTAGTATTCCAACAGCGCCAAGCTAAATCGGAAATGACGTTAAATCGCATTTTTGAAATTTTAGTTAATTTTGTATTAGCGCCCGCATTGATGATTTTCACTGTGTTGCTTTATGCTTATGTTGTGCAAATTATTTTTGAAGGCGTATTACCAAAAGGGATGCTGGCGAATATTACTTTGCCTTACCTGCTTGGCGGTTTAGGTGTATATGCACTACGTTCTATTTGCGCTAAAGCCCGCTGGGAAACTTTCTTTAAGTTCTATCCATATCTTGCTATTGTGCCAATCGTGTTGCTATGGTTGGCGATTGATCGCCGTATTAGTGCCTATGCTTGGACGGAACAACGTATTTATTTAGTGGCCTTGGCTACGGCGATTACGATTGCTTATGCGATTCTGATTGTGCCAAAAGCACGTCAATACCGCCTGATTTCTGGGGTTGTCATGGTGGCAATTTTCTCCATGACTTGGGTAGTTAAGCCAAAAGAAATTGCTTACCAAAGCCAAACGGAACGTTTCGAACAGTTATTAACAAAACTAAATTTATCCGATAGTTCAGGCAAAATTCGTGATGATGTAGATTTTATCGAACGTTTAGAAAATATGCCGAAAAGCGATCTTAAAGATTGGGATGAACTAGATAAAGTATCAGATTATTTGCTTTATCGAATGGAGATTAAATCTTATGGAGAACCTCCTTTCGAAGAAAGAAAAGAGGCATTTAAGCAGAAATATGGTAAAAAATCCGAAGAACTTTTTACATTCTACATTTATGGTGATGAGATTCGCCTCAATGATGAAAGTATTAGCACCCCTGAAAATAATTTTATTACTAAAGTCACGTTTGAATGGGAATCGATTGATGTGACTTCGTATAAAAAATGGATTCGAGTGCCGACATATTCATTCTATCGTCTAGAGCCTCGGGCTTATATGAAATCTGATGAAAGCGAGGATAAACAAGAAGAGAAACAAGAGGTTTGTTTTATTGAAGATCACGATAGATATTGTACCAATATGGATGAACATATTCACAAAGTATTCAAAGAACATCAGCTAGACCCGATGAAAAGGATTTCTAAAACTGAGCTTGAATCACTTAGTCAAGATTTATTAAAAATTGATGGACCAAGCTTTACGATTTATTTAAGTGAGCTTGAAGTGAGATTTAGACCAGAAAGCGGTTATTACTATAATCGAATATATACAAAAGCTATTTTTGATAAGTAA
- a CDS encoding NUDIX hydrolase N-terminal domain-containing protein has protein sequence MKTQSDSLLTEPWLSWAIEIQSIAQNGLTYCKNIYDIERYERLRDLSAEMLAYKTAIPKETVRSLFCNEAGYQTPKIDSRAAIFKDDKILLVQENDGRWSLPGGWIDVLETIHSNTIKEVREEAGLNVKPTFIIAIHEQHKRNFPPFVHPVLKTFVMCEPLSGEFQPNSETVQSAYFALNELPPMNEEKNTPAQVELCFQAHHSSHWTTQFD, from the coding sequence ATGAAGACACAATCTGATTCACTGCTTACTGAACCTTGGTTATCTTGGGCTATCGAAATTCAAAGCATTGCACAAAACGGGCTAACTTATTGCAAAAATATCTATGATATTGAACGCTATGAACGCTTGCGGGATTTGTCTGCTGAAATGCTCGCTTATAAAACAGCAATCCCAAAAGAAACCGTTAGATCACTTTTCTGCAATGAGGCTGGTTATCAAACCCCTAAAATCGACTCGCGGGCAGCTATTTTCAAAGATGATAAAATTTTATTAGTACAAGAAAATGATGGACGTTGGTCACTGCCTGGCGGCTGGATAGATGTGCTAGAAACCATTCATAGTAATACGATTAAAGAAGTACGCGAAGAAGCAGGGCTTAATGTAAAACCTACTTTCATTATTGCTATTCACGAACAACATAAACGCAATTTTCCGCCTTTTGTACATCCTGTACTCAAAACCTTCGTCATGTGCGAACCATTAAGTGGTGAATTTCAACCAAATAGTGAAACCGTCCAATCTGCCTATTTTGCGTTGAATGAACTGCCACCTATGAATGAAGAAAAAAATACGCCTGCACAGGTTGAACTTTGCTTTCAAGCACACCATAGTAGTCACTGGACTACACAATTTGATTAG
- the eno gene encoding phosphopyruvate hydratase, which produces MAKIVKVIGREIIDSRGNPTVEAEVHLEGGFVGLAAAPSGASTGSREALELRDGDKSRFLGKGVLKAVAAVNGPIANALVGKEASNQAEIDQIMIDLDGTENKSNFGANAILAVSLANAKAAAASKGLPLYAYIAELNGTPGVYSMPLPMMNIINGGEHADNNVDIQEFMIQPVGAKTLREALRIGAEVFHNLAKVLKSKGMSTAVGDEGGFAPNLASNADALACIKEAVEKAGYVLGKDVTLAMDCASSEFYNKETGKYEMKGEGRSFTSQEFTHYLEELTKQYPIVSIEDGQDESDWDGFAYQTKVLGDRVQLVGDDLFVTNTKILKEGIEKGIANSILIKFNQIGSLTETLAAIKMAKDAGYTAVISHRSGETEDATIADLAVGTAAGQIKTGSMSRSDRIAKYNQLIRIEEALERAGTPAPFLGLKAVKGQA; this is translated from the coding sequence ATGGCAAAAATCGTTAAAGTCATTGGTCGTGAAATCATCGACTCTCGTGGTAACCCAACTGTAGAAGCTGAAGTTCATCTTGAAGGTGGTTTCGTTGGTTTAGCAGCTGCTCCATCAGGTGCATCTACTGGTTCTCGTGAAGCATTAGAATTACGTGACGGCGACAAATCTCGTTTCTTAGGTAAAGGTGTATTAAAAGCGGTTGCGGCTGTAAACGGTCCTATCGCAAATGCATTAGTGGGTAAAGAAGCGTCTAACCAAGCTGAAATCGACCAAATCATGATCGATTTAGACGGTACTGAAAACAAATCTAACTTCGGTGCAAACGCAATCTTAGCGGTATCTTTAGCAAACGCAAAAGCAGCAGCTGCGTCTAAAGGTTTACCTCTTTACGCTTACATCGCAGAACTTAACGGCACGCCAGGCGTTTACTCTATGCCATTACCAATGATGAACATCATCAACGGTGGTGAGCACGCAGATAACAACGTTGATATCCAAGAATTCATGATTCAACCAGTTGGTGCAAAAACATTACGCGAAGCACTTCGTATTGGTGCTGAAGTATTCCATAACCTTGCGAAAGTATTAAAATCTAAAGGCATGAGCACTGCTGTAGGTGATGAAGGTGGTTTCGCACCTAACTTAGCATCTAACGCTGACGCTTTAGCATGTATCAAAGAAGCAGTTGAAAAAGCAGGCTATGTATTAGGTAAAGACGTGACTTTAGCAATGGACTGTGCATCTTCTGAGTTCTACAACAAAGAAACCGGCAAATACGAAATGAAAGGCGAAGGCCGTTCATTTACTTCTCAAGAGTTCACTCACTATCTTGAAGAATTAACTAAACAATACCCAATCGTGTCTATCGAAGATGGTCAAGATGAATCTGACTGGGATGGTTTCGCATACCAAACTAAAGTGTTAGGCGACCGCGTTCAATTAGTGGGCGACGACTTATTCGTCACTAACACCAAAATCTTAAAAGAAGGTATCGAAAAAGGTATCGCAAACTCTATCTTAATCAAATTCAACCAAATCGGTTCTTTAACTGAAACTTTAGCAGCAATCAAAATGGCTAAAGATGCAGGTTACACTGCGGTTATCTCTCACCGTTCAGGTGAAACCGAAGATGCGACTATCGCTGATTTAGCGGTTGGTACAGCAGCAGGTCAAATCAAAACTGGTTCTATGAGCCGTTCTGACCGTATTGCGAAATACAACCAATTAATCCGTATCGAAGAAGCATTAGAACGTGCTGGCACACCAGCTCCGTTCTTAGGTTTAAAAGCGGTTAAAGGTCAAGCGTAA